In the Pongo abelii isolate AG06213 chromosome 2, NHGRI_mPonAbe1-v2.0_pri, whole genome shotgun sequence genome, AGCAGTGAGTAAAGGAAATGATTTCTGTGACATGGGTGGCATAAGCCAGCTGCTGGCTTATGCTACATCCATCCAAGATGTGCATACCGTGCAAGGAAGTGAGGAAAAGAACCACGTTGAATGGGACCCAGAAAAGTAAAGATGCAATGACCACAATGAGCACCAACCTGATGGCCTTggtcttgttgtggttttgacaccTCTTCAGCTGGTGCAGGATTTTGATGTAGCAGAACATAAAGATGGTGAATGGGATCAACAAGCCTAAAATGTTCATTTCGAAGTTGGTGAAGATCTTCCACTTCAAAGTCTGTTGATTGTAAAATGAATAACACTGTAGAACACCATCTTCCGAGGCCACTTGGTAAAACACTAGCAATGGGATGGTAGCCATAATGGCGGTTAGCCATACTGCCAGGCACAGCGTTGTGCCCATCCTGATCGTCCTCACCTTTAGGGCATACACAGCATGGACAACAGCCAGGTACCTGTCCACACTCATGAGGGTGATGAAAAACATGCTGCTGTAGAAgccaatgtaataaaagccagaCACCACTTTGCACATTACAGTCCCAAACACCCACTGATCCAGCAGATAGTAGGTctgaaaggggaaggagaagacaAAAAGCAGGTCAGACAGGGCCAGGTTCAAGAGGTATACATCTGTGATGCTCCTCAGCTTCTTGCAGACCACAAGGACCAGGATGACCAGGCTGTTTCCCAGAAGACTAAATACAAACAGGAGGCAATAAAAGACAGCAAGGAGCAACTTGCCATTTGTCTGAATAAGTTCCACATCACAGGGGCTTGAGAAGATATCAGGGTAGTAGTAGTCGGTCATTGTTGTCACACTGGGGTCAAGTGTATAATCCATCAAGGCAGCAGGACCTGGTCACAGAGACACATAAAAGACATTCActccttaaaaacatttttattttttaaaaattagggggatgttatggactgaactgtgtcctccccaaattcacatgttgaagtgcTCAACCTCTGGTGTGGGTGTGACTATTTGGAGTGGGTGAGACTATTTGGGCCTTtaaagatgtaattaaggttaaatgataggccaggagctgtggc is a window encoding:
- the CCR8 gene encoding C-C chemokine receptor type 8, which gives rise to MDYTLDPSVTTMTDYYYPDIFSSPCDVELIQTNGKLLLAVFYCLLFVFSLLGNSLVILVLVVCKKLRSITDVYLLNLALSDLLFVFSFPFQTYYLLDQWVFGTVMCKVVSGFYYIGFYSSMFFITLMSVDRYLAVVHAVYALKVRTIRMGTTLCLAVWLTAIMATIPLLVFYQVASEDGVLQCYSFYNQQTLKWKIFTNFEMNILGLLIPFTIFMFCYIKILHQLKRCQNHNKTKAIRLVLIVVIASLLFWVPFNVVLFLTSLHGMHILDGCSISQQLAYATHVTEIISFTHCWVNPVIYAFVGEKFKKHLSEIFQKSCSHIFIYLGRQMPSESCEKSSSCQQHSSRSSSIDYIL